One window from the genome of Rufibacter tibetensis encodes:
- a CDS encoding nucleotide-binding domain-containing protein, producing MSNIDGNTVIPKRPDIFFVANTDVPKPCDKYWQIVSTCYEAAKEIGLWKGIFYSSNLCQCVLNQKEYSCYMGIHWVEYFIVKDGKCEVS from the coding sequence GTGAGTAACATCGATGGAAATACGGTCATACCCAAAAGACCAGATATCTTCTTCGTGGCAAACACTGATGTGCCTAAACCCTGCGATAAGTATTGGCAAATCGTGAGCACATGCTATGAGGCAGCCAAGGAAATTGGTTTATGGAAAGGTATATTTTACTCCAGCAACCTTTGCCAATGTGTCCTCAACCAAAAGGAGTATTCCTGTTATATGGGAATTCATTGGGTTGAGTACTTCATTGTCAAAGACGGAAAATGTGAGGTAAGTTAG
- a CDS encoding bifunctional alpha/beta hydrolase/OsmC family protein — translation MKSIPVTFPNSKGQMLAGRVEMPVDGRPHSIALFAHCFTCSKNLTAIRNISRALSLQGIAVLRFDFTGLGQSDGNFEQAGFSSDVSDLVSAAHFLEQHYKAPVLAIGHSLGGAAVLMAANSLPTVKALVTIGAPCHPAHVRHLLHDDLETIEREGVAMVNIGGRPFPIKKEFLDDLSEFNPKLAINTLGKALLVLHAPQDVVVSIDNAADIYQAARHPKSFISLDGADHLLSNPEDSFYTGEVIGSWVKRYLQLPEAEPINARKRVAVRIGPDALTTEVMAGGHSFMADEPESVGGLNLGPTPYDLLTAGLGACTAMTLRLYADRKKWPLQNVLVHLHHEKVHEVDSESPEKKSFLDHIWREIELEGNLTKEQRQRLLEIAERCPVHKTLHKPVKISTTLLPDPKNSGTPD, via the coding sequence ATGAAAAGCATACCTGTTACGTTTCCCAACTCAAAAGGCCAAATGTTAGCTGGCAGGGTGGAAATGCCGGTTGATGGCCGTCCCCATTCTATCGCCTTGTTCGCGCATTGCTTTACCTGCTCTAAAAACCTCACCGCTATCCGTAATATTTCCAGGGCTTTGAGTTTGCAGGGTATTGCGGTGCTCCGGTTTGATTTTACCGGGCTGGGGCAGAGTGATGGAAATTTTGAACAGGCTGGGTTTTCTTCTGATGTGTCCGATTTGGTCAGTGCCGCCCATTTTCTGGAACAGCATTACAAAGCCCCCGTCCTGGCCATTGGCCACTCCTTGGGCGGGGCGGCTGTGCTCATGGCAGCCAATTCATTACCCACGGTAAAGGCCCTGGTCACCATAGGGGCGCCCTGCCACCCGGCCCACGTCCGCCATCTGTTGCATGATGACCTGGAAACCATTGAACGGGAAGGAGTGGCCATGGTAAACATAGGAGGAAGGCCTTTTCCCATAAAAAAAGAATTTCTGGATGATTTAAGCGAGTTTAACCCAAAACTGGCCATAAACACCTTGGGTAAGGCTTTGCTGGTGCTGCACGCTCCCCAGGATGTTGTGGTTTCCATTGACAATGCCGCAGACATCTACCAAGCGGCCCGACACCCTAAAAGTTTCATCTCGTTAGATGGGGCAGACCATTTGCTCAGTAACCCTGAAGACTCTTTCTACACGGGGGAGGTCATTGGCTCCTGGGTAAAACGCTACCTGCAGCTGCCCGAAGCGGAACCCATTAACGCCCGCAAACGCGTGGCGGTCCGCATTGGCCCGGATGCCCTGACCACTGAGGTAATGGCGGGCGGACATTCCTTTATGGCCGATGAGCCGGAATCGGTAGGGGGACTTAACCTGGGGCCAACGCCCTATGACCTGCTGACTGCCGGGCTGGGCGCCTGCACGGCCATGACCCTGCGCCTGTATGCTGACCGCAAAAAGTGGCCCCTGCAAAATGTTCTCGTGCACCTGCACCACGAAAAGGTGCATGAGGTAGATTCCGAAAGCCCCGAAAAGAAATCTTTCCTGGACCATATATGGCGGGAAATAGAGCTGGAAGGCAACCTGACTAAGGAGCAGCGGCAGCGGCTTCTGGAAATAGCGGAAAGGTGCCCCGTGCACAAAACGCTGCACAAACCCGTAAAAATAAGTACCACTCTTTTGCCTGACCCTAAAAATTCAGGCACTCCTGATTAA
- the eboE gene encoding metabolite traffic protein EboE — MRVNDHLHLSYCTNIHPGETWEDVFSNLREYLPTLKNNLSPDKPFGIGLRLSDLASRELAQQHILADFQEWLEKHGLYVYTMNGFPYGGFHNQVVKDGVHKPDWTTNARLEYTKRLAHILATLLPEGLEGGISTSPLSYKPWHPSQAETDTVFASATANLLELVDSLLHIRKQTGKTIHIDLEPEPDGLLENSEEIIRYFQNWLLPKGIKRLSEDHSYSPTMAKETILNHMQVCYDVCHFALAFEQPEEAFAKLTSAGIKIGKIQLSAALKVRLPSDATGRAALKETLSPFAESTYLHQVVAKNHDGTLTHYTDLDLALDAIQETNAQEWRTHFHVPLFTDTYNGLQSTQEDIQQVLALLNKQHITHHLEVETYTWEVLPEGLKTDLAHSIQRELEWVIETITENQHAKNGGHQRGGAHPIAHR, encoded by the coding sequence ATGCGCGTAAACGACCACCTACATTTGTCTTATTGCACCAACATTCACCCTGGTGAAACCTGGGAAGATGTCTTTAGTAATTTACGAGAGTATTTGCCAACCCTTAAAAATAACCTGTCTCCTGACAAACCATTCGGTATTGGGCTGCGCCTTTCAGATCTGGCAAGCAGAGAATTAGCCCAACAACACATACTTGCAGACTTTCAGGAATGGCTGGAAAAGCATGGACTGTATGTGTACACCATGAATGGTTTCCCGTACGGAGGATTTCATAACCAGGTAGTAAAAGACGGGGTACACAAACCAGACTGGACCACTAACGCCCGGTTGGAGTATACCAAACGGCTGGCTCATATCCTGGCAACGCTTCTGCCCGAAGGTTTGGAGGGCGGCATCTCCACCTCGCCGCTATCTTACAAACCCTGGCACCCTAGCCAAGCCGAAACGGATACGGTTTTCGCCAGCGCCACCGCGAACCTACTGGAGCTGGTAGATTCCTTGCTTCATATCAGGAAACAGACCGGAAAGACTATCCACATAGACCTGGAGCCAGAGCCGGACGGATTGCTTGAGAACAGCGAAGAGATAATTAGATATTTCCAGAATTGGCTACTTCCGAAAGGAATTAAAAGGCTAAGTGAGGACCACAGCTATAGCCCAACCATGGCTAAGGAAACCATACTAAACCATATGCAGGTTTGTTATGATGTTTGCCACTTTGCGCTTGCCTTTGAACAGCCAGAAGAAGCATTTGCGAAGCTTACTTCCGCAGGCATTAAAATTGGCAAAATACAGCTAAGCGCGGCCTTGAAAGTAAGATTGCCTTCTGATGCCACGGGTAGAGCAGCCCTAAAAGAAACGCTTTCCCCTTTCGCTGAGTCAACCTACCTGCACCAAGTGGTGGCAAAGAACCATGATGGTACCCTTACCCACTACACCGACCTTGATTTGGCTTTAGATGCCATACAGGAAACTAATGCCCAAGAGTGGAGAACGCACTTTCATGTGCCGCTTTTCACAGATACATATAACGGCTTGCAATCAACCCAAGAAGATATACAACAGGTTCTGGCGCTCCTGAACAAACAGCACATCACCCATCACCTGGAAGTGGAGACCTATACCTGGGAGGTTTTACCTGAAGGATTAAAAACAGATTTAGCCCACTCCATTCAGCGGGAGTTGGAGTGGGTCATTGAAACTATAACCGAAAACCAACATGCAAAAAACGGTGGTCATCAACGTGGTGGGGCTCACCCAATCGCTCATAGGTAA
- the eboC gene encoding UbiA-like protein EboC (EboC, a homolog the polyprenyltransferase UbiA, belongs to system of proteins involved in the trafficking of precursor metabolites to an extracytoplasmic compartment so that the biosynthesis of certain natural products, such as scytonemin, can be completed.) has product MRPANIVTAIADILMGFAASGAFLSLTVGGYSSFSFTSLLPLLWLVLSTIGLYGGGVVFNDVFDADLDRQERPERPIPSGQATVSGAAVLGASLLAVGILAAWQVSELSAFIAIAIAACALLYDWKGKHHALLGPVNMGACRGGNLLLGISAIPAAVEQFWYLALIPIVYIAAITMVSRGEVHGGSSSALKGAVLLYTMVIGGIISLTLLPQFNVWYSLPFLLLFAFLIFPPLFKAMPTKEPASIMRAVKAGVLALIVMNASMAAGFAGWQYGLLVLLLLPVSRYIAKNFAVT; this is encoded by the coding sequence ATGCGACCAGCTAATATTGTGACTGCCATAGCAGATATTCTGATGGGTTTTGCGGCTTCAGGTGCCTTTCTCTCTCTAACGGTTGGTGGATACAGCTCTTTCTCTTTTACAAGCCTGCTGCCACTCTTATGGCTGGTACTTTCTACTATTGGCCTATATGGCGGCGGTGTGGTTTTTAATGATGTCTTTGATGCAGACCTGGACAGGCAGGAGCGGCCTGAAAGACCAATTCCCAGCGGCCAAGCCACTGTTTCAGGTGCCGCCGTTCTTGGGGCTTCTCTTTTAGCCGTAGGTATACTGGCAGCCTGGCAAGTGTCAGAACTTAGTGCCTTCATAGCCATTGCAATTGCCGCCTGTGCCCTGCTGTACGACTGGAAAGGCAAGCACCATGCTCTACTTGGCCCTGTGAATATGGGAGCCTGCAGAGGGGGTAACTTGCTTTTAGGTATCAGTGCCATTCCAGCTGCCGTAGAGCAGTTCTGGTACTTGGCGTTAATTCCCATTGTGTATATAGCAGCTATAACCATGGTCAGCCGCGGCGAAGTACATGGGGGCAGCAGCTCGGCTTTAAAGGGAGCTGTTTTACTGTATACCATGGTAATAGGCGGTATTATCAGCTTAACCCTATTACCACAATTTAACGTATGGTATAGCCTGCCTTTCCTGCTGCTGTTTGCTTTCCTTATTTTTCCGCCACTTTTTAAAGCCATGCCAACCAAAGAACCTGCCTCTATTATGCGGGCAGTGAAAGCAGGCGTATTGGCCTTGATTGTGATGAATGCAAGCATGGCGGCAGGATTTGCCGGTTGGCAGTATGGGCTTCTGGTGCTTTTGCTCCTGCCTGTGTCACGCTACATTGCCAAGAACTTTGCCGTTACGTAA
- a CDS encoding TatD family hydrolase: MAPEKMMFIDPHIHMTSRTTDDYARMQEAGIVAIIEPSFWLGQPRTEIGSFKDYFSSLLGWERFRASQFGIKHYCTIGLNSKEANNEALAEQVMELLPLFVLKEGVVGVGEIGYDDQTAAEDKYYRLQLDLAKEVGLPVQIHTPHRDKKAGTIRSMKVAMEHGIKPHMVIVDHNNEETVKDTLDGGFWAAFTIYPNSKMGNERMVEIVKQYGTERIIVNSSADWGVSDPLSVPKTASLMLERGIPAEDVRMVCYQNALDAFGQSGQMNESDWLQPANVDQRDKFQDNSVLRGGQTPVVGEFKTRNELKENIVK, translated from the coding sequence ATGGCACCAGAAAAAATGATGTTTATTGACCCGCATATTCACATGACTTCCCGGACAACAGACGACTACGCCCGGATGCAGGAAGCCGGCATTGTTGCCATTATTGAACCCTCTTTCTGGTTAGGGCAGCCGCGTACTGAAATTGGTTCCTTTAAAGACTACTTCAGCAGTTTGCTGGGCTGGGAACGGTTTCGGGCAAGTCAGTTCGGGATCAAACATTACTGCACCATAGGCCTTAATTCAAAAGAAGCCAACAACGAGGCCCTGGCCGAGCAGGTAATGGAGCTTTTGCCGCTTTTCGTCCTCAAAGAGGGCGTAGTGGGGGTTGGCGAAATTGGCTACGATGACCAGACAGCCGCCGAAGACAAATATTACCGGCTACAACTTGACCTGGCCAAAGAGGTAGGACTGCCGGTGCAGATTCATACCCCGCATCGCGATAAAAAGGCGGGCACCATCCGGAGCATGAAGGTTGCCATGGAACATGGAATCAAGCCCCATATGGTGATTGTAGACCATAATAACGAAGAAACCGTGAAAGACACCCTGGATGGAGGTTTCTGGGCCGCTTTCACCATTTACCCTAACTCTAAAATGGGTAACGAGCGCATGGTAGAGATTGTGAAGCAGTACGGCACAGAGCGGATTATTGTGAACAGCTCGGCAGACTGGGGGGTAAGTGACCCATTATCGGTTCCTAAGACAGCTTCGCTAATGCTGGAGCGAGGTATACCGGCAGAAGATGTCCGTATGGTATGCTACCAAAACGCCCTAGATGCATTCGGGCAGAGTGGCCAGATGAACGAATCTGATTGGCTACAGCCGGCAAACGTTGACCAACGCGATAAATTCCAGGATAACTCAGTTCTTAGAGGGGGGCAGACTCCTGTAGTGGGAGAGTTTAAAACTAGAAACGAACTGAAAGAAAACATTGTAAAGTAA
- a CDS encoding mercuric reductase, giving the protein MKQYEAIIIGSGQGGTPLAMKLAQQGWNVALVEKQYAGGTCVNVGCTPTKTMIASAKVAYTVAQAGKWGVEVNDFKLHLPAVLERKRKVVESFRQGSEKGMEETENLCFIRGEASFIDRKTLRVTLKDGGEETLSANKIFIDVGTRAALPDVAGLRETDYLTSTTLLELEEVPERLIILGGGYIGLEFGQMYRRFGSQVTILDHNQRLLPREDEDIAAEVLKFLEAEGIQVITGAQTTKVQKEGKYLNVTLKIGDEERIITGSHILVSAGRTPNTDTLNLPAAGVELDKRGYIKANDRLETSAPGIYAIGDVKGGPAFTHISYNDYLILYENLVEGKNDSIQNRMVPYTMFTDPQLGRVGITEQEARKSNLNIKVATLPMAHVARAIEIGDTRGMMKAIVDAGTGKILGVAIVGQEGGEVMSVLQMAMVGNVTWRQIKDMVFAHPLYAESLNTLFMKLEKEE; this is encoded by the coding sequence ATGAAACAATATGAAGCCATTATTATCGGTTCAGGACAGGGTGGTACGCCGCTGGCTATGAAATTAGCCCAGCAGGGCTGGAACGTTGCGCTGGTAGAAAAGCAATATGCCGGCGGCACCTGCGTAAATGTGGGCTGCACCCCCACCAAAACAATGATTGCTTCGGCCAAAGTGGCTTATACCGTAGCTCAGGCAGGTAAATGGGGAGTAGAAGTCAACGATTTTAAATTACACCTGCCGGCCGTACTGGAGCGCAAAAGAAAAGTAGTGGAGAGTTTTCGCCAAGGTTCAGAAAAGGGAATGGAAGAAACTGAAAACCTGTGCTTTATCAGAGGTGAAGCCTCTTTTATAGATAGAAAAACCTTGCGGGTTACTTTAAAAGATGGTGGAGAAGAAACCCTGTCCGCCAATAAAATATTTATTGACGTTGGTACCCGGGCTGCCCTTCCCGATGTAGCAGGTTTAAGAGAGACAGATTACCTTACCTCTACCACCCTCCTAGAGCTGGAGGAAGTACCCGAACGTTTGATTATTCTGGGGGGCGGCTACATTGGTCTGGAATTCGGCCAGATGTACCGCCGCTTTGGCAGCCAGGTAACGATACTGGACCATAACCAAAGGTTGCTACCCCGGGAGGATGAAGACATTGCCGCCGAAGTACTAAAATTTCTGGAGGCAGAAGGTATTCAGGTAATCACCGGGGCGCAAACCACCAAGGTGCAAAAGGAGGGGAAATACCTTAACGTTACCCTGAAAATAGGTGACGAAGAAAGAATAATTACGGGTTCCCATATCCTGGTCTCAGCCGGCCGTACGCCCAATACTGATACCTTGAATTTACCGGCCGCCGGGGTGGAGCTGGATAAGCGCGGCTACATAAAAGCAAATGATAGACTGGAAACCTCAGCGCCGGGTATCTATGCCATCGGTGATGTTAAGGGCGGACCGGCCTTCACCCACATATCCTACAACGATTACCTGATACTTTATGAAAACCTGGTGGAGGGAAAAAACGATTCCATCCAAAACCGGATGGTGCCCTATACCATGTTTACCGATCCGCAGTTAGGCAGGGTAGGTATAACCGAACAGGAAGCCCGGAAAAGTAACCTGAATATAAAAGTTGCTACCCTACCGATGGCTCATGTAGCCCGGGCCATAGAAATCGGCGACACCCGGGGCATGATGAAAGCAATTGTAGATGCCGGTACCGGCAAGATACTTGGAGTGGCTATCGTGGGGCAGGAGGGCGGTGAAGTCATGTCGGTGCTGCAAATGGCCATGGTGGGGAATGTTACCTGGCGGCAAATAAAAGACATGGTGTTTGCGCATCCGCTCTATGCCGAATCGCTGAATACCCTTTTCATGAAACTGGAGAAAGAGGAATGA
- a CDS encoding GAF domain-containing protein, with amino-acid sequence MPSTSSAILATLQHHASAINWQQLLSEIISSFDCTTGTIHFLDKDSGMLKLKAQQGIPEFLVPKLSEIPIGKGMAGIAAERKEPVEMCNLQTDNSGVARPAAKETKVEGSIAVPMLLKGNLYGTLGIAKPVPYDFTKEEQNSLMQIGEEMSRYIQEHATAGSSSV; translated from the coding sequence ATGCCTTCTACTTCTTCTGCCATTCTAGCCACCCTTCAGCACCATGCATCAGCAATTAATTGGCAACAGCTTCTTTCTGAGATAATTTCGTCTTTTGACTGCACTACTGGCACCATCCATTTCCTTGATAAGGATTCTGGAATGTTAAAATTGAAAGCACAACAGGGTATACCCGAGTTCCTAGTGCCTAAATTATCAGAAATTCCAATTGGAAAAGGAATGGCGGGTATTGCTGCTGAACGGAAGGAGCCGGTCGAGATGTGCAATTTACAGACGGACAATTCAGGTGTGGCCCGGCCCGCAGCAAAGGAAACGAAAGTGGAAGGCTCCATTGCAGTTCCAATGCTACTTAAGGGAAATCTTTATGGCACGCTTGGAATTGCAAAGCCTGTTCCTTATGATTTTACGAAAGAAGAGCAAAACTCTTTGATGCAGATTGGGGAAGAAATGAGCCGCTACATCCAGGAACATGCTACGGCAGGTAGTAGTAGTGTCTGA
- a CDS encoding EboA domain-containing protein, which produces MQVFQADVEKSRDFLYELFKRNTSDEATDWLNDKLEKVKGANSARELYWAFSAAPRFVGKTVLQLQESELSKADVLRPGFNPSKWTTDQTARTLLLLSIPHQDQNEFLHKLNQLFSTAEMGELVALYASLPLLPYPGDFKLRAAEGIRTNMGTVFEAIALDNPYPADYLDEGAWNQLVLKTVFVGKPLYRIYGLEIRSNPTLARILSDYAHERWAAGRTVTPELWRPVGPFLNAFLMEDIKRVFAHPEQIQQEAAALACSQSNFIPAKELLEAHPVLKNKIETGELNWNYIGRKSLPAN; this is translated from the coding sequence ATGCAAGTGTTTCAAGCTGATGTAGAAAAGTCCCGTGACTTTCTTTATGAATTATTCAAAAGAAACACTTCTGATGAAGCTACAGATTGGCTAAATGATAAGTTAGAAAAAGTTAAAGGTGCCAACAGTGCCAGAGAACTATACTGGGCCTTTAGCGCGGCTCCGCGTTTCGTAGGGAAAACTGTGTTACAGCTGCAAGAGAGCGAACTTAGTAAGGCTGACGTCCTGCGGCCAGGATTTAACCCTTCTAAATGGACCACCGACCAAACAGCCCGCACGCTTCTTCTACTTTCTATTCCGCACCAAGACCAGAACGAGTTCTTACATAAGCTAAACCAGCTCTTCAGCACGGCAGAGATGGGTGAGTTGGTGGCCTTGTATGCCAGCTTGCCACTACTTCCTTATCCTGGAGATTTTAAACTCAGAGCGGCTGAAGGCATCAGAACCAACATGGGTACGGTGTTTGAGGCTATTGCCCTGGACAACCCCTACCCCGCCGATTACCTGGACGAAGGGGCTTGGAACCAGCTGGTGTTGAAGACAGTGTTTGTAGGGAAGCCACTCTATCGCATTTACGGCCTGGAAATACGCAGCAATCCAACGCTTGCCCGCATCCTTTCGGATTACGCCCATGAACGCTGGGCAGCAGGGCGCACCGTAACCCCTGAACTTTGGCGGCCGGTGGGGCCATTCCTAAATGCGTTCCTGATGGAAGATATCAAGAGGGTATTCGCGCACCCGGAACAGATTCAGCAGGAAGCTGCCGCTTTGGCCTGCTCCCAAAGCAACTTCATTCCAGCTAAAGAGCTGCTGGAAGCACACCCAGTCCTGAAAAACAAAATAGAAACCGGAGAGCTTAACTGGAATTACATCGGCCGCAAATCTCTGCCGGCAAACTAA
- a CDS encoding 3-dehydroquinate synthase: protein MKPIIQEFKVPFTYGVYFTEGIFKKENNLLADIVKLKDSSAAPTKVLFVLDEGVAKAHPKIANDIAAYSAYHSDTLTAVAAPVLIPGGEEAKNNPALLNQVLEAINDLGVCRHSYLVAIGGGAVLDMVGFAGATAHRGIRLIRIPTTVLSQNDSGVGVKNSMNAFGKKNFLGTFAPPFAVLNDSNFLLTLEDRDWRGGIAEAVKVALIKDAAFYEQIKQDAQNLAARKMAPMQELIFRCAEMHMEHIGGGDPFEFGSSRPLDFGHWAAHKLEQITNYELRHGEAVAIGLALDVTYSKLAGMLSEKECEDILNLLSDLGFDLYVPELSKGLETPAQKLHILQGLQEFREHLGGELTIMLLQKIGVGVEVHHLDEALILEAVNQLQQWQTVKLLAPTA, encoded by the coding sequence ATGAAACCAATCATACAAGAATTCAAAGTACCCTTTACCTACGGCGTCTATTTTACAGAAGGCATTTTCAAGAAGGAGAATAACCTTCTGGCCGATATCGTAAAATTAAAAGATAGCAGTGCTGCACCGACTAAGGTGCTTTTTGTATTGGATGAAGGGGTAGCAAAAGCACACCCAAAAATAGCTAATGATATAGCTGCTTATTCCGCCTATCATTCTGATACCCTAACTGCAGTTGCCGCTCCTGTGCTGATACCTGGCGGAGAAGAGGCTAAGAACAATCCGGCTTTGTTGAACCAAGTGCTGGAGGCTATCAACGATTTAGGGGTGTGCAGGCACTCTTACCTGGTGGCCATTGGTGGTGGTGCCGTGTTGGACATGGTAGGTTTTGCCGGCGCAACGGCACATAGGGGCATTCGCCTTATACGAATTCCAACCACTGTGCTTTCTCAGAACGATTCTGGCGTAGGCGTGAAGAACAGTATGAATGCCTTTGGTAAAAAGAACTTCCTGGGCACGTTTGCACCGCCTTTCGCTGTACTTAACGATAGCAATTTTCTGCTCACTTTAGAAGACCGCGACTGGCGCGGCGGCATAGCGGAGGCCGTGAAAGTGGCCCTGATTAAAGATGCCGCTTTTTATGAACAGATAAAGCAAGATGCACAAAACTTGGCCGCCCGGAAAATGGCACCCATGCAGGAACTGATTTTCCGTTGTGCCGAGATGCACATGGAGCACATTGGCGGCGGCGATCCCTTTGAGTTTGGTTCATCAAGACCCCTGGACTTTGGGCACTGGGCGGCGCATAAGTTGGAGCAGATAACCAATTATGAGCTACGCCACGGAGAGGCTGTTGCCATTGGCCTTGCCTTGGACGTCACGTATTCTAAACTGGCCGGCATGTTGAGCGAAAAAGAGTGCGAAGATATTTTAAATCTTCTATCAGACCTGGGCTTTGACCTATATGTGCCGGAGCTGTCAAAAGGGTTAGAAACACCAGCCCAAAAGCTACACATTTTGCAGGGGTTGCAGGAGTTCAGGGAGCATCTGGGAGGAGAATTGACCATCATGCTGCTTCAGAAAATAGGCGTTGGCGTGGAAGTGCACCACCTGGATGAGGCTTTGATTTTAGAAGCTGTGAACCAGTTGCAGCAATGGCAGACTGTCAAATTACTTGCCCCTACCGCGTAA
- a CDS encoding DUF427 domain-containing protein: MKAIWNNQVIAESNDTVVVEGNQYFPLEAVKKDFLQPSDTHTTCPWKGLASYYTLQVNGERNKDAAWYYPEPKDAVKQIKNRVAFWKGVEVIQ; the protein is encoded by the coding sequence ATGAAAGCTATTTGGAATAATCAGGTAATTGCCGAAAGCAATGATACCGTTGTGGTGGAAGGCAACCAATACTTCCCCCTAGAAGCAGTAAAAAAAGACTTCCTCCAACCCTCCGATACCCATACCACCTGCCCCTGGAAGGGACTGGCATCTTATTACACGCTGCAAGTAAATGGCGAAAGAAATAAGGATGCTGCCTGGTATTACCCCGAACCAAAGGATGCCGTAAAACAAATTAAAAACAGGGTGGCCTTCTGGAAAGGCGTAGAGGTAATACAGTAA
- a CDS encoding alkaline phosphatase family protein: protein MQKTVVINVVGLTQSLIGKHTPFLAEWSAQKAKGAAIRPVFPAVTCTAQATYLTGKTPQEHGIVGNGWYFHEECEIKFWRQSNKLVQAEKVWETAKKLDPSFTCANMCWWYNMYSSADYYLTPRPQYLADGRKLPDCYTHPASLRDTLQQKLGTFPLFHYWGPKTSIKSSKWIADASKITDDLYDPTLTLIYLPHLDYNLQRMGSSDTRIATDLQEIDAVCADLITYYEARGANIIVLSEYGISAVNQPVHLNRVLRQHGFIALREERGLELLDAGASEAFAVADHQVAHIYVKDRSRVEEVKRIIGQVPGVEEVLAGNERNKYSLGHDRCGELVAVARKNAWFTYYYWLDDKKAPDFARTVEIHKKPGYDPVEMFADPKIKFLLPLVATKLLKKKLGFRTLMDIIPLDATLVKGSHGRIPDTKDEWPVFITNKSELAPSADIPATEVYQLILHHLGAKQQQHTFDMPQINPVLN, encoded by the coding sequence ATGCAAAAAACGGTGGTCATCAACGTGGTGGGGCTCACCCAATCGCTCATAGGTAAGCATACACCCTTTTTAGCGGAGTGGTCTGCGCAAAAAGCAAAGGGGGCAGCTATCCGTCCGGTATTTCCTGCTGTGACCTGTACTGCCCAGGCTACTTATCTCACAGGTAAAACCCCGCAGGAGCATGGTATTGTAGGCAATGGCTGGTATTTTCATGAAGAGTGCGAAATAAAGTTCTGGAGACAGTCAAACAAACTGGTTCAGGCTGAAAAAGTGTGGGAAACCGCTAAAAAGCTTGACCCTTCTTTTACCTGCGCCAATATGTGCTGGTGGTACAACATGTACTCTTCCGCTGATTACTACCTTACCCCAAGACCACAGTATCTGGCCGATGGGCGTAAGCTACCCGACTGTTACACCCACCCCGCCAGTTTGCGCGATACGCTGCAGCAAAAATTAGGAACCTTTCCGCTGTTCCATTACTGGGGGCCTAAAACCTCTATCAAGTCAAGCAAGTGGATTGCCGATGCGTCTAAAATAACAGATGACCTGTATGACCCGACGCTTACGCTCATCTACCTGCCGCACCTGGATTACAACCTGCAACGCATGGGCTCAAGCGATACCCGCATTGCCACCGACCTGCAAGAAATTGATGCCGTATGTGCAGACCTGATTACCTACTATGAAGCCAGAGGTGCCAATATAATTGTACTGTCAGAATATGGTATTTCAGCAGTAAACCAACCTGTGCACCTGAACAGAGTGCTACGCCAGCATGGCTTTATTGCCTTAAGGGAAGAAAGAGGTTTGGAGCTTTTAGATGCAGGTGCCAGCGAAGCCTTTGCCGTGGCAGACCATCAGGTAGCCCATATCTATGTAAAGGACAGGAGCCGGGTGGAAGAAGTAAAAAGGATTATCGGACAGGTACCGGGTGTGGAAGAAGTATTGGCCGGCAACGAACGAAACAAATATAGCTTGGGCCATGACCGCTGCGGAGAACTGGTAGCAGTAGCCCGCAAAAACGCCTGGTTCACTTACTACTATTGGCTTGATGATAAAAAGGCCCCGGACTTTGCGCGAACGGTAGAGATACATAAAAAGCCTGGATATGACCCGGTAGAAATGTTCGCAGACCCCAAAATAAAGTTTCTATTGCCCTTGGTTGCCACTAAACTCCTCAAGAAGAAGCTAGGGTTCAGAACGTTGATGGATATCATTCCGCTAGACGCCACGCTTGTGAAAGGTTCGCATGGGCGCATTCCTGATACGAAAGACGAATGGCCTGTCTTCATCACCAACAAGAGCGAATTGGCTCCTTCAGCAGATATTCCGGCCACGGAGGTCTACCAACTTATTCTCCACCACTTGGGGGCAAAGCAGCAGCAACATACGTTTGATATGCCTCAGATTAATCCTGTCCTGAACTAA